The genomic DNA AGAAGACAATGAAGACCTATCCCAATCCGTTCCCATGACAGTCGGGTCGACGTAACCGgcacggacccggatttttattcggacaaggactgtcaactcgtcAGAATTCTGCTGCTTAAACAACAACCACAAGACCATCCCAATCGAGACTTACAATAAGCGTTGTTAGGAgaaagcatcgaaagccgaagtgcggaactttaatcagCTATTATTATCACGCCTTTCAGCGTGGCTTGATATGGTTCGAAAGCACCTATCACGCAtattgcagaaagcctatgcactGAGTTTATTGCCGTATTGTCTCATCATTTTTTTGCATTGttaactccaagcggtttcttactatacattcgtacactttaccaatcgtgtcgagcatgcacagaggtcgatatgatcAAGGTACTTCAGGTGGCTTGTTTGGTTTTGGAAGTAGAACCAAATACTGTACCTTCCACGTGTCGCTAACCATCTCTTCTATTATACATGCATTGTACGTTTTAACGAACAAACAAGGGTATACCGTCTATTCCAAGCGCTTTggagtttttgatttttttttccaatagcaGTTCTAGTTTTTCTTCTGTGACTAATAGGAGTGGTTCTGTGTCTATGTTTCGCTTTACATAGGAAAAGGGATCATGTGTCGGAAATATTGCTTCACCGACTTTCCTTATAAATGATGCGTTCTTAGGTTACTGCGGCTAATTCTTGAATTTCGGCGTATATATTTTGTACGCAGTTCCCCAGTGGTCTATGCTTGCTTCTTCACAAAGCTTTTCGAAACAGGATATTTTGGGTAATAGCTGACTTCAGGAGCTTTTCTTGGCGTTTAAATGCTTCTCTGAGTTGGTTTTCGTACTCACCTGCCTGGTTACGCTGTAGGCCACATCTAATGTAGGGACAAAGCTTCCACAGGTCAAGTCAAATTTGATCGTATATTTCATTACTTACCATTTAAATCATAAGCTTATCACGCTTTCACTTGAACGATCTATTTGATGGCTGATAAATAATGACGCAATAATTACGTTACTGCCTAAACTACAAGTCAGTGCTTTGGTTCTCTGTCAATAAGTGGCCTCTCATCTTATTGAACAAAATCCTTACAACTATTTTAAGATTTAAATGTTTGCTTGAAATAAAACATGTACTTGTATAACAAGGGTGATATCCCCTctaaactatacatatatttaactaattccgaactaataaatatatatatatttaattctgcTTTCCTTTCAGTTTCAGTTCCGATATCGCCGACCAAATTCGTCCCCTCATTCCATATGTCCTATATAGTTCACTACCGGTAAATGCCACGCCTGCCGCCTACCGTTCTTTGCATATGCTTTTAACTAGCGCGAATTATACACACAgcgattttttacaaaaaatctcACCAGATTGCGAAAGTCAACTGGTACGTTGTAAAATACGTGATCAAATATATAACTGCAACGTATTATTCCAGCGTGTACAAACACAGCATGGCTTCTGTTGTGCATTCAACTATGATGCCGTTATAAATCGAAATCAAACAACAGAAGAGTTAAGCATACACAGCAACCGCTTCGGCTATAGATGGGGTCTAACGGTTCTGCTCGATCCACAGGTAGAAGATTACTATGCGTCTAGAAATAAATTTGCCGGCTATCAAATATACACAAGCACTGGAAACGATTTTATCAGTATCAATATGCCAAATCAAATGGTATTTCCTGGCGACGAGATTCATATTCATGCTGCACAACACATCACTGAAGCAACGACTTTATTGAAAAATCAAGATCTGCACTGGCGTCGTTGCTATTTACCTAACGAACGCAAATTGCTTGCATTTCCTGAGTATACACAACAGAATTGTTTTGCTGAATGTCGTAGTAAAAAAGTATGGAGGATCTGCGGTTGTGTGCCACCATTATGGCCACGTGCGCAAAACTGGACCGTTTGCTCCCTTATGCAGGCGAGCTGTGTaatggctcaaattggtaagaTAAacggtttgtttttttttttgcaccgaaaaaattaaattcgtaAATTTAGACTGGTTATTGTAGggcctacaagtatattatgcAATCAGGCGGTGTTTTGAAACTCTATCTCATGGAACAGCCATTTTAGTTGAGGTTAGATTTAATGAGACGTTCGTTGCCTTTGACATTCATTATGAATCAAGCAAGGTCCGTTAAAATACCCAAACATACAGTTTCATTTTACAGTTATAAAGTGTACCATATTTAAATCGCCAATTTTTATGTCttgatcactatagcatactaagtttgctacgaaatttgtaacacccagaagaaaacgttggaTACCTTATACAgtatatgcatacaagtatgtacgattatataaatgatcagcgtggggATCTGAGTGATCGGTCAAAATTATTGTCCAAAATAATTcgacaatctccgaataaattgttcagatgggaATATTATAACACATAGCATGTAGTGATTATCAGTTCTCTCCTTGCCTTGTGTATCTGTCTCTATCACGTATTATTAACACAAGAATAACTGTACCCATTCGTGTTCATTATCTTCAGTGACACAATTACTAATGTAGTATGCTCTAGAGAGATGGTTCCTCTtataaagcaataaaacaacgatggattattcgattgacatgaactttatttatccgaaagataatcttgtggcattacattttaaatatgatttctggcatatgatcGCCATGGCTGGCTCgaatgtagtccaatctggacgtccaattttcgatgactttctccaacatttgtggccgtatatcggcaataacacggcgaatgttgtcttccaaatggttaagcgtttgtggcttatgcgcatagaccaatgactttacataaccccacagaataTAGTTTaacggtgttaaatcacaagatcttgaaGGCCAATTCATAGGTCCAAAACATGAAATTAAGCGGCCACCAAACATgtatttcaataaatcgattgtgacACAatctgtgtgacatgttgctccgtcttgttggaaccgcagctcctggacatcatggttgttcaattcaggaatgaaagagttagtaatcatggctctataccgatcaccactGAATGTAACGTTCTgaccatcatcgtttttgaagaagtacgatGACAATACAATGATTCCATCAGCCCATAAAGTgaaccaaacagtcagttttttggatgtaacggtgtttcgacatacacttgaggattagcttcactccaaatgcggcagttttgtttgttgacgtagccattcaaccagaaccAGTCCATACctcaaaaaaaaacacccgttataaagTAAGCTGCTTCCctcaaaatgttttcaaattttctaacAATTCACCGGGGTTTCCGGGGCATTTAAGTCATGTCCGACTGGTGCACTTAATATGCTCCTGCATCAACTGCGCATAGACGTCTTTACACGGAAAGAAGCAGCAAGTTCAGCTTTAAGAATAAAGGAATTAGGTAGTTGGAATAGGAAGGATTACGGACCTAGCGAAATTCTGAACCAGCTAAACTTAAGAAATTATACTATATTCTCCCAAGGTTAGAATTCATTTGACACTTTCGGGAGAGGGTACCCTCTAGACGTGAATGGATAATAGGTTGAGTAGGTGAGGATTATACAACCTTTATCTATACCTATGGATGTCTAGTAGAGGCCCATTGACATTCATATCTttctttttatcatatatacaTCAGATATAGAGAAGGCTTGTGGTGTTCTATTGAATTGCTAAATAACTACCTTGACAACCATACAATTAACCAGGCGGTACTGCTGGCCTTGCCGACCCCATGCAGGTTAATTCCAGCGCAGTCAACAATTGCAGGAAGGCTTGAAGCTCACTGACAGATCAACTTCATAATTTGGTTTCTCGGCTCAAAAAAACAGACTGACAAACCTAGAAGCCTCTTTAGACGCATCCGAGGCGAGTATCAATAACGAACTGCATGATAACGAAGCAGATATGGCCCAAGTATGAACTAAGAACTTATTATATAGGTCCAAGAatagtatttacagacttacagtaACAATAAGGTGGGACTGTTTTGAAGTACATACACTTAAAATGGGTCTGCCCTATATCAATATTTGCCACAGCTGCAAGCTAGAAGGAAATAAGGAAACTGTTTCCCACTTTCTCTGTGAATGCCCAGCTCTCACACAAATCAGACAGAGAATACTTAGAACCCAACAGGCACCAAATGTGGAATAGCTGTCCACAAAAATCATAACGGGAAGAAGTTTCATTAGGAGCACCAAATGGTTTTAGCGCATCGATGGAACGAgatattttaaagcttttcttgctttttttataattctcttCATAATACGGGTACAAGTCCGTTCAATACCGACTAGtttaatttgagtctaaactcgTTAGTCAATTGTCACTTGCTTTTCAAGATATGATTATGCCCAACCACTAACCCAAACTTtctatacacacaaatatttattagtcTACAATGAACTTTTCCT from Bactrocera oleae isolate idBacOlea1 chromosome 3, idBacOlea1, whole genome shotgun sequence includes the following:
- the LOC106620624 gene encoding pickpocket protein 11 isoform X3 — translated: MFWCFILCSMLTLSIYTLWNSLSLNADNPTILYINTKTGIFWGKTFPTITFCNFNHISKKKLNELLIKDFSSDIADQIRPLIPYVLYSSLPVNATPAAYRSLHMLLTSANYTHSDFLQKISPDCESQLVRCKIRDQIYNCNVLFQRVQTQHGFCCAFNYDAVINRNQTTEELSIHSNRFGYRWGLTVLLDPQVEDYYASRNKFAGYQIYTSTGNDFISINMPNQMVFPGDEIHIHAAQHITEATTLLKNQDLHWRRCYLPNERKLLAFPEYTQQNCFAECRSKKVWRICGCVPPLWPRAQNWTVCSLMQASCVMAQIDTLLRTIYPSDKDYKTDLKAERYICDCYPECEYCIHRADFDGMTLDRNYSINNMDLYRGIELKNHLVVHTFYADMSGNYMRLDVQYHWQNYFGLFGGITSLYMGISFISCFEIVFFLLVRPMGHLLTRITKRRQAMKKQVKLKKMHTVMRK